From the Lepus europaeus isolate LE1 chromosome 14, mLepTim1.pri, whole genome shotgun sequence genome, the window aggtaaagccaccacctgcagtgccagcatcccctatgggcgccagttcgaatcccagttgctccacttctgatccagctctctgctgtggcctgggaaagcagtagaagatgtcccaagtccttgggaagtCCCAAGTCCTTCCcagatgggaagacctggaggaaactcctggctcctggcttcggatcagcccagctctggccattgcagccaattggggagtgaaccagtggatggaagacctctctctctctctctctctctctctgcctctccttctctctgtgtgtaactctgactttcaaataaataaataaatctttaaaaacaattatactAAAATTGCTTTATAATTAGTATCAATATTGGGTTTATTCTTCCTGTTAGAATTATTCCTATTGGATTGCATTTATCCAAAAGCCACTGAGTATTGGAAATGTGCTCTCTCCCCATAATAATATTGATAATGGgaaaatatatatgtagagaATTAAGGTCAGAATTAGGACCTTAGAgttaaaagaatattttgaataatatCTGAAACCCTGCATCACTGGTATAGATTGTTTTTTGGCAGCAATATgccattttaatatatattttcaccCTAGGGGTAGATTAAGATATCTTAATAACTAGGACTGTGTATAGAAAACAGCAACAAAGAAaattgtgggggctggcgctgtggcatagcaggtagggccactgcctgcagtaccggcatcccatatgggtgctagtttgagtccctgctgctccacttcccttccggctctctgatgtggcctgggaaagcagtggaaaattgcccaagtctttggacccctgcacccatgtggaagacccagaagaagctcctggctcctggcttcagattggcccagcttcggctgttgtggctagttggggagtgaaccaatagatggaagacctctctctctgcctctcctttctctgtataaatctgactttcaaatagattaataaatcttttttaaaaaaaaacaaaaaacctgtgctgatatatataattattataattttgacTTGTGGTTGGGTGTGATAATACTTGGCATGTATGATATATAATTGGAAGGGAATATTATATAAACAGATAAAGGAAAAGCTTGAAACtaggaggcagagggaagaagaTAAGTTGAAAAGCTCTCATTGGTacctatctctgaagggaggagagaacttccactttgactacgaccctgtcggaataagatcgaagtcggcgaaccctaaaggcttccatagcctcggcaacccatgactagagcctagggagattactgacgccataaacaagagtgttaaattgttaaatcaacatcaagagtcactgtgtacttacgtcccatgtgggatctgcccttaatgggtTGTTCAATGTGAAGCAATGATATagctaatactgaaacagtatttttacactttgtgtttatgtgtgggtgcaaactgacgaaatctttacttagtatatactgaatcgatcttctgtatataaagataattgaaaatgaaaaaaaaaacttgatgttaaattggaaattacatagaaaattaatcaattttttaaaaaatatcatgtaggatctctgtcattaatgtgctgtacactgttattcaatgctataactagtactccaacagtattttttcactttgtgttgctatgtgagggcaaactgttgaaatctttatatatactaaactgattttctgtatataaagagaattgaaaatgaatcttgatgtgaatggaaggggagagggagagggaaaggggagggttgcgagtgggagggaagttggcgggggggaagccattgtaatccataagctgtactttggaaatttatattcattaaataaaagattaaaaaaagctCTCACTATAGAATTTAGTACAATTACAATTTAATTGTATACATGAAATGTAGAttctaaatgtaattttttaaatattcatttattttatttgaaagagagatgcggggggggggggggtgagaggaagagacagagatggaagtcCAATAGGGTTAATTCTATTAAATTGttaaagaatatttgaaatgttAGCTGTGCTACTTTAAAACACTAGCCACAGGAGTCCTCTGATTTTGCTTCTGATGGAGAATGCTTCAGAAGACTTTCCCATCTGGTGACAACAGAGATATAAATTTgtgcacacacaaataaaaatcatgtgCTATGGTGTGCCAAAGAGAGGTGGGTGAAGGAAGCCTGGGCTAAGCAGATTCCAGGGGTGGACAGGCCTCGCAGCGGTTCCTACATCAGGGTATCACTGACCTGGGTGCAGCTGGGGGGCGTGGACTCACCCAGCTTTGAAAGCCATCTCCTTTAGGGTGAGGAGAAGCCAGCCACAGCTTAATTACAGTGTGGGTTAGCAGGGTAGATTGGGATCCAGaaaattccctaataaaaaataacaaatcacCAGTCCTGTGGTTGTGTCCTCACTGTGTTGCTGCTCTGAGACAGTCCAGGAGGAGCACTGGGAAGCAGGCTGCTTGGGTGCTTCCTCACCCACTAGCCCAATGGTTGCCGCCAGGACCCCATTGGAGTTGAAGTCAAAGGTGAAGCAAAGGAGGAGCCTTGCTTTGTGGTGGTAGTGAATTTCAGGGCACACCTCcaaaaaataatctttcaaagcatttttttaacCTAAGAAAAGGTgtactggggccatcactgtggtgtagtagggagccagcattccatatgggcgccagttcttgtcctggctgctccccttctgatccaactctctgcaatgcacttggaaagcggtggaagatggcccaaatgcttggacctctacaccatgttggagatctggaagaagctcctggctcttggcttccgatctggccattgagaccatttagtgagtgaaccagcagatggaagactttcttggcctctccctccatctgtagctctctctctcaataaataaataaataataaaaagaaaaggtgtACCAATATCCCTTTTTAGGCTGCTCAAAAACTGAGGCTTAGCTGGGATTCTAACTCCACTCTCCTCTCCTTTTAATTGGTAGTCTTTGGAAAATTAAACCTGTTATCCTGTCTATTTCAGGGTTTATAATCAGATCTTACCAGCatcaaagatatatttctttttgagTATAAATCATTCCTGTAGCAATAAATAGTTTAAGCAGTTTTAATTCATGCATCTTCAACTCCATACTGATTCTCTCTCATTGTGTTTGttacaaaagaaagaaggaaggaaggaaggaagaagaaagatgagCACAATCTTTATATGTATACAAGTAGAAACTTTGTTCTCAGTTAAATGCTTTTAATTGTTTCTGTGCTAGATTTTCCAAATAAACAACTATATTTAAGCCCTAAGTTGTCTAAGCATGTTTTCACTTAGTAACTGATGACATATGTTCATGAATCCCAGATCTAATGTCCTAGCTCTTTTGGAAGGCAGTTGCCTAATTCTTACCAGTAAAGAAAGATTCCTATGGTCAGTGGACGTTGTGGATCAGCACTCCGCATCTTCCCACTCTCCTTCAGTGCTCAGaagccagggcagggggcagggaaggagggaggtggaaAGCAATATGTTCGGGATCCCTAGGGGACTGCAGGAACTTGAGCCAGTTAGCATCAGCTAATCAGGCCAACCCCTGGgagcttgggaaggcagagtggaATGAAAGCTGTGTTTCTGCTATTTATGCTGTTTTTGCCTGGAAACACAGTTCTGCAGGGATTGGATTttgctgtgccagaatgccaggGTCTTGTCCCCATTCATAGATATCAAGAGACAGAACAGTGGTGGCTGAATTTCACCAGTGCAGACCCAACCTGCCATAAGGACTGAATTGTgcactcctccccctccccattcctTTGTTGAACgagactgtatttggagacagggccttgAGAGAGACagttaaggttaaatgaggtcataaggcGGGACTCCAACTGAATCAGACTGGTGTCCTGATAAGAAGAGACCCCAGGGATGCCCATGCAGAGGAAAGACCACAGGAGGACACCGGAAGTAGGTATTTACTAGCGAGCTGGGAAAGAGGTCTTGGGGCAAGCACAtcttggctccagatcagcgaGACAATGCATTTCTGTCACACAGGTCCTCATCTCTGGCGTTTTGTTACGGCTGCTCCAGCAGACATACGCGAGCCTGGATAGAGCTGGAGCAAGCGGTggggtttgggaggattcctggaaggcagtgaaggtGGCACGTGTCCCCACAGCCAGCAGCTCCAGGGACAGTCTCCTGGGGCCTCGACCACTTGACTTCAGCACAAGCCGGAGCTCTGTGATTGTTCTAGGGGAAGGCCAGGCAAGAGCTTGCTCTTCCAGCCCCTGGAGTGATTTGGAAGCTCTGACTTCCTTATGTCCAATCCTGTCcctgcatggccatctagaaggGCTCACAGGCTCAGGATAGGAAACTGGTACTCTGAGTCTGTCCGAGCTGTTAGAACAAGATACCATAAAAGGGTGACTTATAAATGACAGAAGTTCACTTCAGTTTTGGAAGCTGGGATGTCCAAGGCAAGGTCCTGGTAGATTCTATTTCTTGCTGTGCCCTCACATTGTGCATGGATGGAGGTGTCTTGCTCAGtatgcttctgtctctctctttaaataacttgtcaaagatctctctggctttttgtttaaaaaattaaagacattttcattttatttgaaaggcagagagagagagagagagagagagagagagatcttctatccattgatcgACCAAATGACTGCACAGGagttggtaactcaatccaggtcagcAACTCATAAAAATAGTAAATTTATTCTCATATCCCTTTCACCTTGAATTGAGCTgaagtaaattatattttatgcataAATTGCAAATATACTTAACATAACTTAATTCATATAATACATGACAAAGTCTAAATCAATTGATTGCCCATTTTAAGTTAGAATCACAAAACTGATTTTTATATTCTAATATGCCAAATCATCATAGACATTTTATGTCTATCAGCCTATTCAAATTACTCTTACACTTGCCACAAActttaatgttaaaatattaataaattaggcaggcgccgtggcttaacaggctaatcctccgccttgtggcgccggcacaccgggttctagtcccgcttggggcgccggactctatcccagttgcccctcttccaggccagctctctgctatggcccgggaaggcagtggaggatggcccaagtgcttgggccctgcacccgcataggagcccaggagaagcacctggctcctggcttcgaatcagcgagatgcgccggccgcagcggccagtggagggtgaaccaacagcaaaaaggaaaaccttcctctctgtctctctcactatccactctgcctgtcaaaaaaaaaaaattaataaattaatggcCTAGATTATTTATACTAATTCTATCTTCCCAGAATCCAAAGACATTTACTCACCCATAAGAAAACAAAGCATTCCAAGCATGCTGAGGGTCACAGTTTGCCAGTCTTATCTTCCTAACATTTCTGGAAAtcgtgattttcttttttcttttttttaacaaaggcaAGTGcgtgaaattttaattttcacaaaataaattttatagaaaTTTGCAAAATGAGTGAGGATGCAAGAAACATTATTTCATAATAACAGTATTGAAAAACAATAGGAAGACAGGAAAGCATTGGCCCTTACAAAGAAATATAATGAATTGGTAATTGAAATCAAttaccaatttatttatttatttatttgttttattttatttatttatattttatttatttatttttaacttttatttaatgaatataaatttccaaagtatagcttatgggctacaatggctcccccccccataacttccctcccacccgcaaccctcccctttcccgctccctctccccttccattcacatcaagattcattttcaaatctctttatatacagaagatcagtttagcatatattaagtaaagattaacagtttgcacccacatagaaacacaaagtgaaaaaatactgtttgagtactagttataacattaaatcacaatgtacagcacattaggacagagatcctacatgaggagtaagtgcacagtgactcctgttgttgatttaacaaattgacactcttgtttatggcatcagtaatccccctaggctcttatcaagagttgccaaggctatggaagccttttgagttcaccaactctgatcatatttagacaaggtcatagtcaaagtggaagttctctcctcccttcagagaaaggcacctccttctttgatggccccattctttccaccaggatctcacttgtggagatttttcatttaggtaattttttttttttttttttttttttgtgccagagtgtcttggctttccatgcctgaaatgctctcatgggcttttcagccggatctgcatgccttaagggctgattctgaggccagagtgctgtttaggacgtctgccattctatgagtctgctgtgtatcttgcttcccatgttggatcgttctctcccttttttattctatccattagtatttgcagccactagtcttgtttatgtgatccctttggctcctagtcctatcattatgatcaattgtcaacagaaattgatcacttggactagtgagatggcattggtacatgccaccttgatgggattggattggaatcccctggtacgtttctaactcaaccgtttggggcaagtcagcttgagcatgtcccaaattgcacatctcttccctctcttattcccactcttatatttaacagcgatcacttttcagttaagtttcaacaataattactgtgtattgattacagtattcaaccaaaagtattaagtagaacaaacaaacaaaaaatactaagagggataacgtattaagttgttcatcaacagggcaagggctgatcaagtcaccatttctcatagtgttcatttcattttaacaggtttcctttttggtcctcggttagttgtcactgatcaggaagaacatatgatatttgtccctttgggactggcttaggaAATCATGATTTTCATGATTGCATCCTATGCTGTCATATGAATGCAAAACGATTTAGCTAGCCTCCCTCACTTTCTCACCATGAGTCGAACTGTGATGAATACTGGGGTCACTCTACTTGGCCTTTCCGAGTATTTCCCTGGGAAAGGCACCTGGAAGGCTATGAACGCTTTGCAGGACTCTTGGTAGGAGTCTTCAGGTCTCCTTTGCAAAAAGCTTGCCCTGGAATCGCACCCTCGTGAACAGTGCCTCAGGACCACCTCGCCCTGCCCTCACCAGcactgaatatatttttttatttactcatctggaagtcagaggcagagagagaaatacatacacacagagacagagagaaagagggagagagcgaacttccatccactggttcactccctagatggctgcaaagacccAGGCCAAAgctcgaagccaggagtcaggagcttcttctgggtctcccacgttggtgcagagtccgaagcacttgggccatcctcccgcTGCCTTCCCTGGCGCACCAGaagggagatggatcggaagtgaagcagttgggactcgaacagtcaaccatgtgggatactggcttGGCAAATGGTAgctcaatctgctgtgccacaatgaccaCCCCTGAATGTAATTTGTATTAGTCATCATCTTGTCTGTCAGTTTGATCGTTGGCAAATGGAGTTCTGTTGTTAGCTGGGGGTCACTGATGAGTTGCAGGTGTGGTTGCaagagtttgtgtattcctaactCATGGCGCTTTCCGCCAGTGGACGCAATGCTCTGTTGGCCAACAGCTGGGATGCTGCTGGCTGGGCCCCCGAGTGCACCTGCCGCAGTCCTGGACCCCACGGCCAGAGGGCGCTGTGACCCCTAAGCGCCCAGCCCCGTTGGGACTGGGGCTGAGGAGCGGGCGGGGAGCAAAGGTTGGCGTCTTTGTGCTGGGAGTTTCGCGAGAGAAGTGTCGGAATCATGACGGTGGGAGCCAGGCTCCGAAACAAGGCGGCGCGTACCTTCCCGCGCCGTGGGCCCCGAGGGCGACGGCAGACGGACGGGGACGAGGAGGCGGATGCCATCCTGGCGCACCTGGAGTGCGGGGACGAGGCGGCCGAGAGCGGCGCGAGCGGGGCGAGTGAGCCGCGCCCGGGGGCTCGGAGCGCGCGGAGGGTGCACCTTGCGGGCCTGCCAGAGCGCTATGAACCGCTAGAGGAGGCGACGCAGGGCGACAAGCCCAAGAAGAGGTACCGGCAGAAGCTGAAGAAGTATGGCAAGGTAGGGCAGTGCGCCTGCACCCCCGCGGGGTCTCGGCTCATCTCGGGTGGGGGACTCCCTAGGAACCGGCTGGGTGTCGGGAGATGGTCCCCACCGTCGGCCCCGGCTGAGCCGCCCTGCGCTGCACCTGCGTGCCGCCCCAGTCCCATTTCTGCTTCCAGCCACGGGCAAGTCCTGGTGGACGCTGACATGGGCTCGGGTCAGTAGCGTTCTCAAGGGGGGATCTTGCTGCTCTAGTTCTCTGATCAACCAGGCAGGACAGGAATGGTGTCCCCGGACAGATGGGAATGCTGGCTTCATCGCAGCTAGGTGACTTTGGAGGTGACCCAGTTGGAAAGTGAGGAGTTGCAGCCTAGTTTATGTTCTCTGCCAACATCCCCTTCAGGATAACCCACTAGCTCAGAAATGTTTGGATTGTCTTCCCCAGTGCTCTCAGGGTTATTTCTGGGGCCCGGGAGCTCAACAAATGTATAAATAACCCGTGGAACCCACTTTTCTCTTCTAGCCAGCGACAAGGGGTGGGGGCCGAGAGAGATCCAGAGACCCTTGACCTGGACGAATTGCAAAGGTCTTTGTGTcctggcccaaggccctgggcgcTACCCGATTGTCTGTTATTTGTGCTCCTCAGTGGCCTCCTATGGAACCTGAAGCCATTCGCTCTCCACACCTGGAGCTTAGGTTCATCAGGCTCTTTAAAGTGTGAACGCAGCTTTCAGAGCTGCTACCAAGTCAGCAGAGGTGAAATGTCCTAACAAAAACTAtagagttggggccggcgccatggcttaataggctagtcctctaccttgcggcactggcacacagggttctagtcccgcttggggcgccggattctgtcccagttgccccttttccaggccagctctctgctatggcccaggagtgcagtggaggatggcccaagtgcttgggccttgcacccgcatgggagaccaggagaggcacctggctcctggcttcggatcagcgagatgcgccggctgcagcggccattggagggtgaaccaacggcagaagggaggacctttctctctgtctctctcacttcaaGGCTTAAGGCCATGCTAGGACTAACCTGTCACTTCCCGGTCCCAGCTGAGCCTAAAGAAGCCATCATCGGCCTCTCAGCTGGTGCACTGATAATGCAGAAACCTCAGCTCAGGGACTGCACTTGAAGATGGTTTGGGGCCCTCCCTATGTGCTAGGCATTGTGCCAAGCGGTAGAGACATAAATAAGAATgagcagcagccctgccctgcaggagtCTGGGGCTTCCTGGGGAGACACTGGCATAGCTGGGGCACCACCATGGGGCCCAtgacccagggctggggcaggta encodes:
- the C14H1orf115 gene encoding required for drug-induced death protein 1, which encodes MTVGARLRNKAARTFPRRGPRGRRQTDGDEEADAILAHLECGDEAAESGASGASEPRPGARSARRVHLAGLPERYEPLEEATQGDKPKKRYRQKLKKYGKNVGKVITKGCLYIVIGLQGFAAAYSAPFGVATSVVSFVR